A window from Pseudomonas kribbensis encodes these proteins:
- a CDS encoding NAD(P)H-dependent flavin oxidoreductase: MNQWPDTRILDLLGIELPIIQGPMAGATNSSMVIAVCNAGGLGSMPAAMLSIEKLREELKTIRQGTDKPFNVNFFCHQPPAADEQRARDWKNLLEPYYRELGADFDAPTPVSNRAPFDAAACEVLEEFRPEVVSFHFGLPEKSLLDRVKATGAKILSSATNVDEAIWLEQNGCDAIIAMGYEAGGHRGMFLNDDLSSQVGTFALVPQIVDAVKVPVIAAGAIADARGVAAAFMLGASAVQVGTAYLFTPEAKVSASHHKALRTAKDSETAITNLFTGRPARGILNRVMREVGPMSAKAPAFPLAGGALMPLRAKDEADFSNLWAGQAFTLGKELSSAELTRQLAEGALAKLAR, from the coding sequence ATGAACCAATGGCCAGATACGCGCATTCTTGACCTGCTCGGCATCGAACTGCCGATCATCCAGGGCCCTATGGCCGGTGCCACCAACTCGTCGATGGTCATCGCTGTGTGCAACGCGGGCGGCTTGGGTTCGATGCCGGCGGCTATGTTGAGCATCGAGAAATTGCGCGAAGAACTGAAGACTATCCGTCAGGGCACCGACAAACCGTTCAACGTCAATTTCTTCTGCCACCAGCCACCGGCCGCCGATGAACAGCGGGCACGGGACTGGAAGAATCTGCTGGAACCCTACTACCGCGAACTGGGTGCCGATTTCGACGCTCCGACGCCAGTATCCAACCGTGCACCATTTGATGCAGCCGCTTGCGAAGTGCTTGAAGAGTTTCGCCCGGAAGTGGTGAGTTTCCACTTCGGCCTGCCGGAAAAATCCCTGCTGGACCGGGTCAAGGCCACCGGCGCGAAAATCCTGTCATCGGCCACCAACGTCGATGAAGCCATCTGGCTGGAACAGAACGGATGCGACGCAATCATCGCCATGGGCTATGAGGCCGGCGGGCACCGGGGCATGTTCCTCAACGATGACCTGAGCAGCCAGGTCGGAACGTTTGCCCTTGTGCCGCAAATCGTCGACGCGGTCAAAGTGCCGGTGATTGCCGCAGGCGCCATCGCCGATGCACGAGGCGTCGCAGCGGCTTTCATGCTCGGTGCATCGGCCGTGCAGGTCGGCACGGCTTATCTGTTTACCCCGGAAGCCAAAGTCAGCGCCTCTCATCACAAGGCGCTGCGCACGGCAAAAGACAGTGAAACAGCAATCACCAACCTGTTCACCGGGCGCCCGGCACGGGGAATCCTGAATCGAGTGATGCGCGAAGTGGGACCAATGTCGGCCAAGGCACCGGCGTTTCCGCTGGCCGGCGGTGCTCTGATGCCCTTGCGCGCAAAGGACGAGGCCGACTTCAGCAACCTGTGGGCCGGTCAGGCATTCACACTGGGCAAGGAGTTGAGCAGTGCTGAACTGACCCGGCAACTGGCGGAAGGAGCGCTCGCGAAACTCGCTCGGTAA